ACCGCCCGTCCGATAATCTGCGATCGCCGGTCCACGACGTACACCGTCGGGGTGCCGGTCACGCCATAGCGGTCCGAGACCCCTCGGTCCGCGTCCAGAAGGACGGGAGCGGTGTAGCCTCGGGCCTTCACCGTCCGGCGCACCAGATCCGCGTCTTCCCCCAAGTTGACGAGAAGCAAGACGAGGCCGCGGCCCTTGAGCTCCTCGTACAGCGCCTTCATCGAGGGCAACTCCCTCGTGCAGTGCGGTCACCACGTGGTCCAGAAGTAGAGAAGAACCGTCCGGCCGCGGTAGTCGGCGAGCGATCGGGGCTGGCCGCCGAGGTCGGGCAGCGTGAATGACGGCGCGGCGATTGGATGCGGCGGAGCACCGATCGAGAGCGCCGCGAGCAGCGCCGGCACGTCCTCCCCGGCCGGCGCGGGGCCGACCAGCACCAGCACGGCAACCGCCGGAGCCACCCACCGCAGCGCCGCTCTTGCCAAGCCCCATCGACGACGTGTCATGTTTCCCCTCCATCGGCTCTTACCAAGCCGCGCCGATCGCAGGATCCGGAGAATCAGCGCCCGCAGTCCTGAGGCTCAGAGGGCCGACGCTGACGAGGATCGGATACCCGGCTCGTCCCCCTCATCGGCGGTCCAGTAGCCCACGGATCAGCGTGCGGCCCTCGGGAGTCGCCCACTCCCGCGGCCCGACGGCGACGCCCAGCATGCGCCCGCGCCGGTCGATGAGGAACGTCGTGGGGACCCCGGGCACGCGATACAGCGCCGCGACCCTGGAGCCGGGGTCGATCGGCGCCGGAAAGCTGAGCCGGAAATCGCTCATGAACTTCGCCACGAGCTTCGGGCTCTCGTCCAGGTCCACCGCGAGGATCACGAACCCTTGGTCCCTGAACTCGCGGTACAGACGCTCCATGGCGGGCATCTCGAGACGACATGGCGGGCACCAGGTCGCCCAGAAATTCAATAGCACCGCCTGGCCACGAAGGTCCGCGAGCCGCACGCGCTGGCCGACGGGCGTGGCGAGGGTGAAGTCGGGAGCCTCGTCTTCGCGGGGGTCGTGAGTCACTGCCATGGCGGAGAACGCCGGGTCGCGGGCCGATGCTGGCCCGGCCAGCGCACCGAGCAGGAGAGTCAAGGCTCCGACGATCATCGATCGCCACCGCCGCGCCCGGCATCCTGAGCCGCACCGCCCACGGGCCTTGATGCCAGCCGCCGTCACTTCGGTTCCCGGGCGAGCTCGAACGAGGACCGCCCGTGGCTCAGGTGCCCGTCCTTCGCGAACACCTGCCAGTGAACGGTGTAGGGACCTGGAGACAGCGGACCGACCGTGGCCGAGACGCGGTCCGGCGCCGGCGCCTCCAACGCCAGCGGGGCCGCCGCAGAAAGATGCCGCGGCGGGCCACTGGATAGGCGGAGTCGGGAGAACGCCGGATCGATCCGGCTGTTGAAGCGGAGATCGAGCCGAGTCACTCCGCTGACGGTCTCACCGTCCTTCGGAGAGGATTCGAGGAGGATCCCGTGCCTCCACGCCGGCTGTGCAAACGCCACGACCACCCACGAGAGGGAGAGGAGCAGGCAGAGCGACGGCACG
Above is a window of Candidatus Rokuibacteriota bacterium DNA encoding:
- a CDS encoding TlpA family protein disulfide reductase, coding for MKALYEELKGRGLVLLLVNLGEDADLVRRTVKARGYTAPVLLDADRGVSDRYGVTGTPTVYVVDRRSQIIGRAVGRRDWTGEAGRRLIGALLKP
- a CDS encoding redoxin domain-containing protein, whose amino-acid sequence is MTRRRWGLARAALRWVAPAVAVLVLVGPAPAGEDVPALLAALSIGAPPHPIAAPSFTLPDLGGQPRSLADYRGRTVLLYFWTTW
- a CDS encoding TlpA family protein disulfide reductase; this encodes MIVGALTLLLGALAGPASARDPAFSAMAVTHDPREDEAPDFTLATPVGQRVRLADLRGQAVLLNFWATWCPPCRLEMPAMERLYREFRDQGFVILAVDLDESPKLVAKFMSDFRLSFPAPIDPGSRVAALYRVPGVPTTFLIDRRGRMLGVAVGPREWATPEGRTLIRGLLDRR
- a CDS encoding copper resistance protein CopC, giving the protein MRHRGLRGVPSLCLLLSLSWVVVAFAQPAWRHGILLESSPKDGETVSGVTRLDLRFNSRIDPAFSRLRLSSGPPRHLSAAAPLALEAPAPDRVSATVGPLSPGPYTVHWQVFAKDGHLSHGRSSFELAREPK